In one Polaribacter sp. ALD11 genomic region, the following are encoded:
- a CDS encoding glycosyltransferase, which produces MKTICFFNSIETWGGGEKWHFEMASYTSSQNYNILFFLNIKSALNDRIKNDNLKKYFIEVGNFSYLNFIKVNKVAKVLRAAAVDVIVINSSQDMKFAGLAAKKAGVKNIIYRRGSAIPIKNSFINRYFFSNIITDVLANSFATKETINAKNKNIFPKDKIIVIPNGIETQKFLEDFDTIKVENNKVFTLGNLGRLVKQKNQFFLLEVAKVLKNENFPFKLIIGGEGKLKEALINKTKEFNLENEVKLVGFVDNPKLFMSKLDVFLLSSLWEGFGYVIAEAMLCEKPVVAFNISSNPELIVEKENGFLTEVNDVKAFVAKIKELNTKNYLISEFGKNGRNKIVTEFDALLVREKFKNYIESL; this is translated from the coding sequence ATGAAAACAATTTGTTTTTTCAACTCTATAGAAACTTGGGGTGGCGGAGAAAAGTGGCATTTTGAAATGGCTTCTTATACGAGTTCTCAAAATTATAATATTTTGTTTTTTTTGAATATTAAAAGTGCTTTAAATGATAGGATTAAAAATGATAATTTAAAGAAGTATTTTATAGAAGTAGGTAATTTTTCTTATTTAAATTTTATTAAAGTCAACAAAGTAGCCAAGGTTCTTAGAGCTGCAGCTGTAGATGTTATTGTAATAAATTCATCTCAAGACATGAAATTTGCTGGTTTGGCAGCAAAAAAAGCAGGAGTTAAAAATATTATTTATAGAAGAGGAAGCGCAATTCCTATTAAGAATTCATTCATTAATAGATATTTTTTTTCTAATATTATTACAGATGTTTTGGCAAATTCTTTTGCAACAAAAGAAACTATTAATGCAAAGAATAAAAATATTTTTCCAAAGGATAAAATTATTGTTATTCCAAACGGAATTGAGACTCAAAAGTTTTTAGAAGATTTTGACACTATTAAAGTAGAAAATAATAAGGTCTTTACATTAGGGAACTTAGGACGGTTAGTAAAACAGAAAAATCAATTTTTCCTGTTAGAAGTTGCAAAAGTTTTAAAGAATGAAAATTTTCCATTTAAGTTAATCATTGGTGGAGAAGGGAAATTAAAAGAAGCACTTATAAATAAAACAAAAGAATTTAATTTAGAAAATGAAGTAAAACTCGTAGGCTTTGTAGATAATCCAAAGTTATTTATGTCTAAACTAGATGTGTTTTTATTATCTTCTTTATGGGAAGGTTTTGGTTATGTTATTGCAGAGGCAATGTTATGCGAAAAACCTGTTGTTGCCTTTAATATAAGTAGCAATCCAGAATTGATTGTTGAAAAAGAAAATGGCTTTTTAACAGAAGTAAATGACGTGAAGGCTTTTGTTGCCAAAATAAAAGAGTTAAATACTAAGAACTATTTAATTTCTGAGTTTGGAAAAAACGGAAGAAATAAAATTGTAACAGAGTTTGATGCTTTATTAGTTCGTGAAAAATTTAAAAATTATATAGAAAGTTTGTAA